The region ACACCGAGCGGTCCTGCTCGCTCGCCTACTCCTCAGAAGTGTTCCGTCTTACGATCCTGCAGGAAGGATATCGCTTCATCGAGGGTGGGGATGCCCTGCCGCCCGCCGAGCCGCGTGCAGCTCACGGCGGCGACGGCCGAGGCGAATTCGGCGGTCTTTTCCAGCGGCCATTTTTGCAGCAGGCCGAAGATGAAGGCGCCGTGGTATACATCGCCCGCGCCCGTGGTATCGACGACTTCCACGGGGAAAGCCGGCGTGTGGAACGATCGGCCGGCCGCGAGCGTGTAACTGCCTTCTTCTCCTAGAGTTACGACTGCGACGGACGATCCGTAACCCGAAAGGGCCTCCGCGGCCGCCGATGGCTCGGCAAGTCCGGTCAACGCTTCGGCGAACACCTTGGAGGCGATCAGGTAGTCCGTCGACCGCAGCAGTTCCCCGATGTCCTGCGGGCGGGACAGGCTGTCGGCGTCCAGGACCACGGGCACGCCCGCGTCGCGCGCGATCCCCGCGGCGGCCAGTGCGGCTTGGCGGGTGGTGGTGTCGAGCAGAAGGTACTTCGCTGAGGCGATCACGCCAGCGGGCACTTCCGCGGGAGACATTTCGACGGACGACCCGCCGGCCATGATGGTCCGCTGGCCGGTCGACTCATCGACGAGGATCATGCTGACGGGGGTTGTGGCGCCCGGTGTCATGATCAGATGCGCCGAGTCGACCCCGTACAGGTCGAATTCCTCTTTCACGACCCGGCCCGCCATGTCGTTGCCGATTTTGCCCGCAAAGACGGTGGGCACACCCAGCCTGGAAAGCGTGACCAGGCCGGTGGAGACCATCCCGCCCCCCTGCTGGGTCGAGTCACTCATCCAGACCTGGTCGTCCCGGTCCGGCAGGTGGGGCACGATACCCAGGAAATCCAGGCATGCGCATCCCAGTCCGGCTACATCATGGGCCATCTTCCGACTCCCCGCATCAGCCGCTCTTCAGCTTCAACCGCTCTTTACGTGAATACCCGTCTCGTCCTCCT is a window of Gemmatimonadota bacterium DNA encoding:
- a CDS encoding PfkB family carbohydrate kinase → MAHDVAGLGCACLDFLGIVPHLPDRDDQVWMSDSTQQGGGMVSTGLVTLSRLGVPTVFAGKIGNDMAGRVVKEEFDLYGVDSAHLIMTPGATTPVSMILVDESTGQRTIMAGGSSVEMSPAEVPAGVIASAKYLLLDTTTRQAALAAAGIARDAGVPVVLDADSLSRPQDIGELLRSTDYLIASKVFAEALTGLAEPSAAAEALSGYGSSVAVVTLGEEGSYTLAAGRSFHTPAFPVEVVDTTGAGDVYHGAFIFGLLQKWPLEKTAEFASAVAAVSCTRLGGRQGIPTLDEAISFLQDRKTEHF